The nucleotide sequence ATGTATCAAGCTATTATCTCCACTTTTTGTAATAGCATTGAAATTACAAGTTACTTCCTTCCATAATTCTGCAATCCTTTCTGCCTTATCAACAGCACCTATTGTCTCTAATTCTGGAACAATCCTAGTGGCCTTTGCGAGATATTTAGCAAACAGGCTTCGATAAGCAGTACCATCATCTGCACTATCTAAGACTCTATAACAGTACATAGCACTCCATTTCCAGTCTTTAGCTTCTTCCTGCCAACGACCTAAATCCTGAGCAAACATATGAATTCCAGATACCCCTGAGTATACGTTGTTCTCAGATAACATATGGTGTGCTAGTTTATATAATGAGTTGCGGATACTACTTCCGTCTATTTCTATACCTTTATCCTCAACTACAAGCCAACGATTCCTTTGATCAGATGGATTATTATACATAGCATATGCCAAATCCTCAATTAAGATCTCCTTAGTCTCTTCATATGCTGTATCAGCTACTTTGATTACTCCATAAGTCTCTTTATAGTCTATTGCTATGATAGCATATTCTTCATCTAGATATAAGCTTTCCTTGTTGTATGGCAAACAGCTAGGGTTAACTCCTAGAAGTACTGGCTTTCCTTTGCGTAAGGCAGTCTTTATTTCATCCCACGGGAATTTATCATTACTGCTCCAACTCTGGGAAGAACTATTATTAAATATATTTCTAACATCAAGTTCCCTGGTTATTGAAAATACTCGACTTGGTGTCGATGGATTATTTTTTATGTATCGAAAATCTAGACCCTGCCCACAACCAAATACCAATTCTTCTTCTAAACATTCTTTATCCCCCGACATATAAAGGGCCATGGTTGCTGCCATATTATGCTTTCTAGGTAATATGACATTATTTATGTGTTCGCATAACATGTTAAAGGCCTCCTTTTTTGAATATTTAGAAGATTTATAGTATTGTATATTTCCTTACGCAATACACAGTGATTTCTTGAGATTCTCTCCTGATTTTATTATATGCTATCTATAAGACCACTTCTAAGGTTTTTCGATAAACGGTAGAAAACAACCTGTAGATGGTAAAATAGAGGCGTTGTATGGGAGTGAAAATCAAAAAAGAGGAGTATGTATAAATATACTCCTCTTCTACTATTATCTTTTTGAGAATTGTGGTGCTTTACGGGCTTTCTTCAAGCCGTACTTTCTTCTTTCTTTCATTCTTGGGTCACGGGTTAGATATCCATTTCTCTTTAGTGAAGGTCTATAACCGCCATCTGCTATTAAAAGAGCTCTAGCAATACCCATTCTGATAGCTCCCGCCTGTCCTGTTGAGCCTCCACCTTCAACCTTTGCTTTAACATCAAATTTTCCCAAGGTTTCAGTCACATCGAAAGGTTGTCTAATAATCATTTTCAGAGTTTCTTTATCAAAATACTCATCAATGTCTCTACTGTTAACTGTTATTTTTCCGTCTCCAGGAATTAGATATACCCTAGCTACTGAATTTTTTCTTCTGCCTGTTCCGTAAAATTGTACCTGTGCCATATTAGTCCTCCTTTCTATGCTCCCCAGATTTCTGGCTTTTGAGCTTCATGTGGGTGCTCGCTACCTTTATATACTCTAAGTTTAGTTAACATTTGACTTCCTAGCTTATTGTGGGGCAGCATTCCTTTAACTGCCTTTAGAATAACCCTGTCAGGTGTTTTATTAATAAATGTTTGATAATCAATTGATTTTATTCCACCTGGATAACCTGAATGTCTATAGTATCTTTTCTGTGATAATTTATTACCTGTTAAGTGAATTTTTTCTGCATTAATTACAATTACATGATCTCCCACATCCACGTGGGGTGTAAATATTGGTTTATGTTTACCTCTTAGCAATGTTGCTATTTCAGAGGCTAATCTGCCTAGGGTTTTTCCATCAGCATCAATTAGATACCATTTCCTAGCAACTTCGTTAGGCTTAGCCATAAAAGTTTTCATATTGTCCCTCCTTAAACTTGTTTAACTTATATATTTACCAGATTAACGGGGCAGGAAATCTGGATAAATTCTTACCCATGTTATTTTAATAAAATAGTAGTGGCATGTCAAGAGATTCTACGTTACAGAATAAATTTTCCTTTATTTCATAGTCAACCCTAACCAGGCATAATCCCTTTGCAGGAGCTGTAGGGCCTGCCATAGCGCGATCTTTGGCATCAATTATCTCAGGAATATCCAGTAAAGATAATTTTCCTTTGCCAATCAATATTAGAGTACCTGCTATTATTCTAACCATATTGTACAAAAATCCATCTCCATAAATATCTAGAAATACAAAGCTTTTTTGAACTGTTATTTGACATCTCTTAATATTTCTTACAAAATCTTTTTTTGAAGTTTTAGCCACGCAAAAACTTCGAAAATCATGTTCGCCCTGCAATAAGGAAGCTGCTTCAGACATCACTTGAATATCAAGCTTATGAGGTATATGATGGCTCATCTTATTATAAAATATGTGGGGAAATCCCCCTGTATAAATGTGATATCGATACCACTTCCCCTTAGCATCCTTGATGGGATGAAAGTCATTTTGTACTGCTTCTGCCTTATAGACAACTATATCCTCTGGGAGTATTCCATTTAACGCAGTTGGGTATCTATCATGGGGGATGGAACTCTTAGTATAAAAAGAGGCAACCTGTCCCAAGGCACTTACGCCAGCATCTGTTCTTCCGGCACCTAATACTTTTATATCTTCTTTAGTTAAAATTTTTAATGCCTTTTGAAGTTCGTTTTGAATAGTTTTAACATGGGGATATTCTGGTTGAATTTGCCAACCGTTGTACGATTCCCCCAAGTATCCAATAGTCAATTTTACCATTCTCACATCTTTTACCTCATTTATAAAGAATAAAAATTAATTCTACAATTCCTTCTTAGATAATAATTATGATAAGACAATTGTTATATGAAGCGAACCATTATTAATTTTTATTTGCAATTCTTGGTTTGTCCGATGACTATCACCGCTAGCCTTGCATGGGTTCAACTATGTCAACAAGTTGACAAGTTTCACTCCAAGACTCCCATCTTCTAGCCTTGCACTAGTATTTCTACGCATTGCTAAAACACAATGCTAGAACTACGGTCGTAAGTGGGAGATAAGCGGTGCTATGTCCCTGGATAACGGTTTCCCCTAAAGGATTAGCTCAGCTAAACATTTAATCTGCTGATTAAATGAAGTTTCGCTCTATAACCTTCAGATGGAGTAATTCAGTGAAACTTAGTTCAGATGCTTTTTCCTGAACTGTAGTTGAACTAATCCTGTGGGAAACTCCACCTGAAGTCAAGAATCCTGTTTATGAAAGCAAAAAGACGTAATGATTTGCTTGTCTGAGCAAAGCGAGTTTGCAAAGCATAGGCTTTTTTGTTTGAATAAACCCTAGAAATGCTAAAAATAAATTCAAGGTGAGCAGAATATAACAATTCTCTATATGTTTCTCAAAAGAATTATAACTCCTAGATAGAGTAGAATAAGTCCAAAAGCCATATAATCAATAGTTTTATACTTCAACGGGTGTAATCTTGTTCTTCCTTCCTCTCCCCTATAACACCTAGCTTCCATAGCAATTGCTAGGTCCTCTGCCCGCCTAAACGAGCTTATAAATAATGGAACTAAGATGGGAATCAAGTTTTCCAATCTTTCTTTAAAGTTTCCTGAGTAGAAATCCACTCCCCTAGATGATTGCGCTTTGATTATTCTCTCAGTTTCTGAGATAAAGGTTGGAATAAATCTAAGAGCAATGCTTACCATTAATGCTAGTTCACTTGTAGGTACTTTTATTTTTTTTAATGGGGATAATAAATTCTGCAAACCGTCTGTTAATCTTAATGGGGAAGTTGTGGCGGTTAAGATAACTGAAACTCCAATTAAGAGTATTAACCTATAGGCCATAAAAACTCCCCTGTCTAAGCCCTCTCTAGTTATACTGATAGGACCAAGATGATAAATTGCTGTTCCAGGAGTAAAGAAGAGGTGTATTATAAATGTAAATACTATTATAATAATTAGTGGCTTCATACCCCTAACTAGATAGGTAAATGAAAGCTGAGAAACCAAACATATATAGCCATATACACCACTTATCCACAATAACGCCCAATAGTTATCTATTAAGAACAATGAAATTATCACAGATAGTGAAAATAATATCTTAACTCTAGGATCTAATCTATGAATAAGAGAGTTACCAACATAATAATTACCAATAGAAATTCCTTTAATCATGATTATTCTCTTTCTTTTTTTCCCAAATACTTAGGATATCTTCTTCTAGCTTTTCCCAGGTTATAGTTCCAGCAGACATACTCCAACCTCGCATTTTTAACAATCTTGAAATATAAAATGGATCTGTAGAGGGGATTTTAATATGGACTAGAGTATCCTCCTGAGACAAAACATCCTCTGGCTTTCCATCAAGAATAATTTTTCCATGGTTCATTACTGTTACCCTAGATGCATATTCTGCAATGTCCTCCAGATCATGGGTAATCATAATTATCGTTCTGCCAGATTGGTTAAGATCTTTAATCAATTTTAAAATCTCATCTTTTCCCTTTGGGTCTAAACCTGCAGTAGGTTCATCTAGTATAAGTATTTCTGGTTCTGTTATTAGAGTACATGCTAAGGCAATTCTTCTTTTTTGCCCTCCACTTATTTTCAGAGGAGATACATCTTTGTACTGCTCATAAGGCAGACCAACTTCATCCATAACCTTTTTTAGCCTAATCTCTATGTCTGTCAATGATATTCCCATTTTTTTTGGGCCAAAGCATATATCCTTCTCAATAGTCTCTTCGAATAATTGATCCTCAGGAAATTGAAATAAAAACCCTACCCTTTTCCTAATTTGCTGCAAGCTCTTCCCCTTGTAGTCTATTTCTTTACCATTTATAAGTAGTTTTCCTTGAGTAGGCCTTAATAGACCATTTATATGCTGAACTAAAGTAGATTTACCCGATCCTGTCGGACCAGTTATGCAAATATATTCTCCCTCATTAATACTAAGGTTAATATTGTCAATTGCCATTTGCGGGTTCTTTTGATGTGGATCGTATAAATAGCTTACGTTTTCAAATTTAATGTGCATAGTTCTTCCACCAGTTCGTTATAATTACTAATCCCTTGGGATAATGGTATTCCCTTTTGTTCAAGTGTATGAGCAAGTCTAGTTATCCTTGGAAGTTTTAACCCTATTTTTGATAGTTTCTCAGGATTAGAAAAAACAAATTTCGGAGTGCTATTGCTGATAACTCTACCCTCATCCATAAGTATGATTCTATTCGCTCTGGCAGCTTCTCCCATATCATGGGTAATGTGTATTATGCCTAATGAATGGTCACTATTAAGTTGCTCTATTGTATTAAGAATCTCACTTTTCCCACTTTTATCAAGCATACTTGTTGCTTCATCTAATATAATATATTTTGGTTTCATAGCCAAAACAGCTGCAATTGCTAATCTTTGCTTCTGACCACCTGAGAGGTTGCTAGGAGCCTTATACCTAAGGTCCTCAAGACTTACAATTTTTAGAGTACTATCAATAATACTATTTATTTCCTGGGTTTCAATTCCGAGGTTTTCAGGACCAAAAGCTATTTCTTCTTCAACTGAGGAAGCTATTAACTGATTCTCTGGATTTTGAAACACCATACCCACCTTGCTTCTCACCAGCCATCTGTCATCTCTAGTGTCCATTCCATCTATTGTGATACTACCCATTGATGGCAGCAAAAGAGAATTAATTAACTTGGCAAAAGTTGATTTTCCGGACCCATTTGGACCAACCACAGCTACATATTCACCCTGAACAAACTCTAATGTAACATTATCTACAACGTTTTTTGAGTCTGGGGAATAACTAAAAGAAACCCCTTCTAACTTTATCATCACCTATCTCCTTACCTTTGGTTAAATCTAACAATTATAAGTGTCAATGTGAATAACCCTAAATATATTTTACCCGATGACTACCACCGCTATTTACAAGTGGGAGAAAAGCGGTGCTACATCCCTGGATAACGGTTTCTAACCTTCAATTGGAGTATAAAACTCCATTGAAGCCAAGAATCCTGTTAATAGAAATTCTTTTCGAGTGGCGGAAATAGCCCGTAATGATTTGCACTGTTTGATTCAAAGCGAGTTTGCAAAGCATAGGGTTTTTGACATAACGAGTTATAGAATTACTAAAATTTATTTCTGGGTTTGGAACATGACATTTTAAATGTATTTAGTAGCGCAAAAAAGCCGGCTAATTACCGACTAAATAAGAAGAAGTTAAAAGTGAGAAGTTAGAAATGGGATATAAGTCCCAAATCTTACATCTCACTTCCCATTATACCAACTCTACTACTACCATTAAAGCTGCATCCCCACGACGAAAACCCTTCTTCATTATGCGAGTGTAGCCTCCCTGTCGGTCCTTGTATTTTTCTGCCAACTCAGTAAATAGTTTGGTAACTACATCCTCATCATTCAAAAAAGCTAACGCCTGACGTCTAGCATGCAAATCGCCTCTTTTGCCTAGGGTTATCATTTTTTCGGCTTCTTTTACCAAGACCTTGGCTCTAGCTTCAGTGGTTTCAATTTTTTCTGCTCTTAACAGAGAAGTAACTATATTTTTAATAACTGCTTTACGATGCTCAGCAGTCATTCCGAGTTTACCACTGGCCATTATACAACCCTCCTTTACTCGATCAGTCTTCTGATTTTCTTAAAAATAAGCTCAATTCATCAAGCTTATTATTTACTTCCTCTAAGGATTTTCTCCCCATGTTTCTTACCTTCATCATATCTTCCTGCGTTCTCTGAATGAGCTCTTCAACAGTATTTATACCTGCACGCTTAAGGCAGTTATATGAACGTACTGACAAATCGAGTTCTTCTATAGTCATCTCAAGAACTTTGTCTTTCTTTTCTTCTTCTTTTTCTACCATAGTAACTTCATCGCTAATTTCTTCTGTTAGGCCCATAAACAATTTTAAGTGATCACTAAGAATTCTAGCTGAAGAACTGACAGCTTCATCTGGTGCTATGCTTCCATCTGTCCAGATTTCAAATGTCAATTGATCGAAATCATTTCTAGGACCCACCCGAGTGTTTCCTACTTGGAAGTTAGCTTTTGTTACTGGTGAAAAAATGGAGTCTACAGGGATAACCCCTATCACATGTTCTTCCTTTTTATTCTTTTCAGAAGGAACATAACCACGACCTTTTTCTATGGTCATTTCCATAAATAGACGGCCATTCTTATCCAAAGTTGCAATCTGCATCTCAGGATTTAAAATGACTACATCTGAATCAACAGTAATATCACCTGCAGTTATGTCTCCTTCGCCTTCCATTTCTATTCTAACTGTCTTTGGTTCATCACAAAGCAACTTAATACACAGTCTCTTTAAATTCAGGATAATATCAGTTGTATCTTCAATTACACCTGGTATGGTAGAAAACTCATGCAGTACACCTTCAATTTTAATTGAAGTAACCGCTGCCCCTGGTAGAGAAGAGAGCAAAATCCTACGTAGCGAATTACCAAGGGTAATACCATAACCCCTTTCCAAAGGTTCCACAACAAACTTTGCATAGCGATTGTCTTCGTTTTTTTCTACAATTTCTATTTTTGGTTTTTCGATTTCTAACAAAATTGACCCTCCTTCTCACAACCTGGACACAACAGTTGGTTTGTTTCTTTACCTATCTGGAATATAACTCTACAATCAAGTGTTCTTCTAATGGTAAGTCTATATCCTCACGACTAGGCATTGCTACAACTCGGCCTCTAAGGTTTTCTTTATCTGCCTCTAACCAGGCTGGAGAAGTTTTATGCATAGCAGCTTCGGCTATATCCTTAAATTTAGGACTTGCTTTGCTCTTTTCCCTAATACCAACTTCATCTCCAACCTTCAACAAATAAGAAGGAATGTCAACTTTCTTATTATTAACTGTCACATGGCCATGGCGAACCAACTGTCTGGCTTCAGGTCTTGATCCAGCTAACCCTAATCTATATATTACATTATCCAAGCGCCTCTCTAATAGACGCACTAAGTTCTCACCAGTGATGCCTTTTTGCCTATCAGCTTCATGGAAATAGTTCCTGAATTGCTTTTCTAATACTCCATAAAATCTACGTGCTTTTTGTTTTTCTCTTAACTGTAACCCATACTCAGAGAACTTCTTTCTGCGTTGGCCATGTTGCCCTGGTGCATATGCTCTTTTTACAATGCCGCATTTATCAGTATAACAACGATCCCCTTTTAGGAATAGCTTCATACCTTCCTTACGGCATAGTCTACATACTGCTTCCGTATATCTAGCCACTTATAAACACCTCCTTATACCCTTCTACGTTTAGGTGGTCTACATCCATTATGGGGAATAGGTGTAACATCCCTAATTATATTTACTTCTAATCCAGCAGCCTGTAATGATCTAATTGCAGCTTCTCTTCCGGCACCAGGTCCTTTTACTGTACACTCACATTCCCTTAAGCCATGTTCCATAGCTTCTTTAGCAGCTGCTTCTGCAGCTATTTGTGCAGCAAATGGAGTGCTTTTACGGGAACCTTTAAATCCTACTGACCCTGCACTAGCCCATGAAATAGCATTTCCACTCTTGTCTGTAATTGTAATAATTGTGTTATTAAACGTTGACTGAACATGGGCTATTCCATTTTCAATATTCTTTCGATCTCTTCTTCTGGTACGAGTTGTCCTTCTAGCCAAGTAACCTTCCCCCTTTCTACTTTTTACGTTTTGCTCCTACAGTTCTTTTAGGACCTTTACGAGTTCTTGCATTTGTTTTAGTTTTTTGTCCTCTAACTGGTAAACCTCTACGATGACGAATGCCTCTATAACATCCTATTTCAATTAGTCTTTTAATGTTCAAAGCAATTTCTCGTCTTAAATCACCTTCAACAGCATGACCCTTTTCAATAGATTCTCTTAATTTATTTGCTTCTGCATCAGTTAAATCTTTGACTCTGGTTTGTGGATCTATGCCCACTTCTTCCACGATCTTTTGTGCAGTTACGCGACCTATACCATAAATATAAGTTAGTGCAATTGCCACCCTTTTATCTCGTGGTAAATCAACACCGGAGATCCTTGCCATAATTACACCTCCAATCCAAGTTATCCTTGCTTCTGCTTGTGCTTTGGATTTTCACAAATAACCATTACTATACCTTTACGTCTAATTATCTTGCACTTTTCGCAGATAGGTTTTACAGATGGTTTAACCTTCACTGCAATCCCTCCTAAGTCAGAAGTCAGAAGTCAGAATTCAGAATTCAGAATAAAAGCTTCCTACTTCTTACATCTTACCTCTTGCTTCCTGTTTATTTAAATCGATATGTTATCCGTCCCCTAGTAAGATCATAGGGTGATAACTCAACTGTAACTTTATCCCCAGGCAATATTCTAATAAAGTTCATACGTATCTTTCCTGATACATGTGCCAATACCTTATGCCCATTATCCAATTTTACATTAAACATTCCATTTGGTAGAGGCTCCATTACGGTACCCTCAACTTCGATTGCATCCTGTTTGGACATTACCTCATCTTACCCCCTTTTATGTGGGAAGTATTTATCTGGATTCTACTAAATCATTTAAATACTTTCTCACTTCTTCATTAGTAGAAACTAATCCAGCTTGGATATTTTTCACAAACCCGCTGGCAACCTTTGAAGTCATGTGTAGATGCTTTAGCTTCTTCTTTTTAGGATTTTCAACTTTCCGATGATATCCATCAACAATGGTAACATATTGATCATCAATGATACTATTTATTAATAGATAAGATCCTTTATCCCTACCAGCTAAAGATTCTACAACCCGACCAACCTTAACCTCGGTCACTTGAACACCTCCGGAATGAACCCTATAGTTTTGTCAAAATCTCAGGCCCATCTTCAGTAACTGCAACAGTATGTTCA is from Desulfitibacter sp. BRH_c19 and encodes:
- a CDS encoding 30S ribosomal protein S9, translated to MAQVQFYGTGRRKNSVARVYLIPGDGKITVNSRDIDEYFDKETLKMIIRQPFDVTETLGKFDVKAKVEGGGSTGQAGAIRMGIARALLIADGGYRPSLKRNGYLTRDPRMKERRKYGLKKARKAPQFSKR
- a CDS encoding 50S ribosomal protein L13 encodes the protein MKTFMAKPNEVARKWYLIDADGKTLGRLASEIATLLRGKHKPIFTPHVDVGDHVIVINAEKIHLTGNKLSQKRYYRHSGYPGGIKSIDYQTFINKTPDRVILKAVKGMLPHNKLGSQMLTKLRVYKGSEHPHEAQKPEIWGA
- a CDS encoding transporter, yielding MIKGISIGNYYVGNSLIHRLDPRVKILFSLSVIISLFLIDNYWALLWISGVYGYICLVSQLSFTYLVRGMKPLIIIIVFTFIIHLFFTPGTAIYHLGPISITREGLDRGVFMAYRLILLIGVSVILTATTSPLRLTDGLQNLLSPLKKIKVPTSELALMVSIALRFIPTFISETERIIKAQSSRGVDFYSGNFKERLENLIPILVPLFISSFRRAEDLAIAMEARCYRGEEGRTRLHPLKYKTIDYMAFGLILLYLGVIILLRNI
- a CDS encoding energy-coupling factor transporter ATPase (with CbiNQ forms the ABC transporter for cobalt import; Mycoplasmas have two adjacent copies of this gene) gives rise to the protein MIKLEGVSFSYSPDSKNVVDNVTLEFVQGEYVAVVGPNGSGKSTFAKLINSLLLPSMGSITIDGMDTRDDRWLVRSKVGMVFQNPENQLIASSVEEEIAFGPENLGIETQEINSIIDSTLKIVSLEDLRYKAPSNLSGGQKQRLAIAAVLAMKPKYIILDEATSMLDKSGKSEILNTIEQLNSDHSLGIIHITHDMGEAARANRIILMDEGRVISNSTPKFVFSNPEKLSKIGLKLPRITRLAHTLEQKGIPLSQGISNYNELVEELCTLNLKT
- a CDS encoding 50S ribosomal protein L17, encoding MASGKLGMTAEHRKAVIKNIVTSLLRAEKIETTEARAKVLVKEAEKMITLGKRGDLHARRQALAFLNDEDVVTKLFTELAEKYKDRQGGYTRIMKKGFRRGDAALMVVVELV
- a CDS encoding DNA-directed RNA polymerase subunit alpha, producing the protein MLEIEKPKIEIVEKNEDNRYAKFVVEPLERGYGITLGNSLRRILLSSLPGAAVTSIKIEGVLHEFSTIPGVIEDTTDIILNLKRLCIKLLCDEPKTVRIEMEGEGDITAGDITVDSDVVILNPEMQIATLDKNGRLFMEMTIEKGRGYVPSEKNKKEEHVIGVIPVDSIFSPVTKANFQVGNTRVGPRNDFDQLTFEIWTDGSIAPDEAVSSSARILSDHLKLFMGLTEEISDEVTMVEKEEEKKDKVLEMTIEELDLSVRSYNCLKRAGINTVEELIQRTQEDMMKVRNMGRKSLEEVNNKLDELSLFLRKSED
- a CDS encoding 30S ribosomal protein S4; the protein is MARYTEAVCRLCRKEGMKLFLKGDRCYTDKCGIVKRAYAPGQHGQRRKKFSEYGLQLREKQKARRFYGVLEKQFRNYFHEADRQKGITGENLVRLLERRLDNVIYRLGLAGSRPEARQLVRHGHVTVNNKKVDIPSYLLKVGDEVGIREKSKASPKFKDIAEAAMHKTSPAWLEADKENLRGRVVAMPSREDIDLPLEEHLIVELYSR
- a CDS encoding 30S ribosomal protein S11 — encoded protein: MARRTTRTRRRDRKNIENGIAHVQSTFNNTIITITDKSGNAISWASAGSVGFKGSRKSTPFAAQIAAEAAAKEAMEHGLRECECTVKGPGAGREAAIRSLQAAGLEVNIIRDVTPIPHNGCRPPKRRRV
- a CDS encoding 30S ribosomal protein S13 — encoded protein: MARISGVDLPRDKRVAIALTYIYGIGRVTAQKIVEEVGIDPQTRVKDLTDAEANKLRESIEKGHAVEGDLRREIALNIKRLIEIGCYRGIRHRRGLPVRGQKTKTNARTRKGPKRTVGAKRKK
- the rpmJ gene encoding 50S ribosomal protein L36 (smallest protein in the large subunit; similar to what is found with protein L31 and L33 several bacterial genomes contain paralogs which may be regulated by zinc; the protein from Thermus thermophilus has a zinc-binding motif and contains a bound zinc ion; the proteins in this group have the motif) encodes the protein MKVKPSVKPICEKCKIIRRKGIVMVICENPKHKQKQG
- the infA gene encoding translation initiation factor IF-1 (stimulates the activities of the other two initiation factors, IF-2 and IF-3) — encoded protein: MSKQDAIEVEGTVMEPLPNGMFNVKLDNGHKVLAHVSGKIRMNFIRILPGDKVTVELSPYDLTRGRITYRFK